One stretch of Juglans microcarpa x Juglans regia isolate MS1-56 chromosome 3D, Jm3101_v1.0, whole genome shotgun sequence DNA includes these proteins:
- the LOC121253996 gene encoding heavy metal-associated isoprenylated plant protein 37-like: MTKEEDFKLLKIQTCVLKVNIHCDGCKHKVKKLLQRIEGVYLVNIDAEQQKVTVSGSVDASTLIKKLVRAGKHAELWSQKSTQNQKQMNNCIKDAKNNKSQKPLLYKGLEAFKNPQKFPAFSSEEEDDYFDDEEEDEEEDELRFIREKANQLNLLRQRAIDANNAKKGVAAIGAASNNAKMNNVGNTGNGKKANTEQNMGMRASPAGIDPKTLAALKMNSAHLGGGNVNAGEGRRVNDLNGMMGLAGFHGNGLNVASAGAAAALGGNSNGLGGFQGSSAGFPTGGYATGQYPSSMLMNMNGHNHPSPMMVNMQARNAMQQPQMMYHRSPYVPPTTGYYYNYSPSPNPYSYTEPNHTGRNSAAYMFSDENTNSCSIM; encoded by the coding sequence GAGTGTATTTAGTAAACATAGATGCGGAGCAGCAAAAAGTCACAGTTTCAGGTAGTGTAGATGCTTCCACTTTGATCAAGAAACTTGTTAGAGCTGGAAAACATGCCGAGCTTTGGTCTCAAAAGTCCActcaaaaccaaaaacagaTGAACAACTGCATCAAAGATGCTAAGAACAACAAAAGTCAGAAGCCACTGTTGTACAAAGGTCTTGAAGCCTTCAAAAATCCGCAAAAATTTCCTGCTTTCAGctctgaagaagaagatgactatTTTGatgacgaagaagaagatgaggaagaggatgagCTGCGGTTTATCAGGGAGAAAGCCAACCAACTGAATCTGCTCAGGCAGCGGGCAATTGATGCAAACAATGCCAAAAAAGGTGTTGCAGCTATTGGTGCTGCTTCCAATAATGCAAAAATGAACAATGTTGGGAATActggaaatggaaagaaagccAACACAGAACAGAATATGGGAATGAGGGCTAGTCCAGCTGGGATTGATCCGAAAACTCTGGCAGCTCTTAAAATGAACAGTGCTCATTTGGGTGGTGGGAACGTGAATGCTGGGGAAGGGAGAAGGGTGAATGACCTTAATGGCATGATGGGTCTGGCTGGTTTTCATGGAAATGGGCTTAATGTTGCTTCTGCTGGTGCTGCTGCTGCTTTAGGAGGAAATTCCAATGGTTTGGGAGGGTTTCAGGGTTCTTCTGCTGGGTTCCCTACTGGTGGATATGCCACCGGTCAATACCCATCATCCATGCTGATGAACATGAATGGCCACAACCATCCATCACCTATGATGGTGAACATGCAGGCCAGGAATGCCATGCAACAACCCCAAATGATGTATCATCGGTCTCCCTATGTTCCCCCTACCACTGGCTATTACTACAATTATTCCCCTAGCCCCAACCCATACTCTTACACTGAACCTAATCACACTGGTCGTAACTCTGCAGCCTACATGTTCAGTGATGAGAACACAAACAGCTGTTCGATAATGTAA